In one Capricornis sumatraensis isolate serow.1 chromosome 1, serow.2, whole genome shotgun sequence genomic region, the following are encoded:
- the RDH14 gene encoding retinol dehydrogenase 14 — MAVGTAAALLAALGGILWLAARRFVGSSVQRLHQGGDSGLMRGKTVLITGANSGLGRATAAELLRLGARVIMGCRDRERAEEAAGQLRREVCPTGGPDSGPTSGGAGELVVKELDLSSLSSVRSFCQEMLQEEPRLDVLINNAGVFQCPYMKTEDGFEMQFGVNHLGHFLLTNLLLGLLKSSAPSRIVVVSSKLYKYGDINFEDLNSEQSYNKSFCYSRSKLANILFTRELARRLEGTSVTVNVLHPGIVRTNLGRHIHIPLLVRPLFNLVSWAFFKTPEEGAQTAVYLASSPEVEGVSGKYFGDCKEEELLPKAMDESVARKLWDISEVMVGILK; from the exons ATGGCAGTGGGTACCGCGGCAGCGTTACTGGCTGCACTAGGTGGGATCCTATGGCTAGCCGCCCGGCGGTTTGTGGGGTCCAGCGTCCAGCGGCTGCACCAAGGCGGGGACTCCGGCCTCATGCGCGGGAAGACCGTGCTGATCACGGGGGCGAACAGCGGCCTGGGCCGCGCCACAGCGGCCGAGCTGTTGCGCCTGGGGGCTCGAGTGATCATGGGCTGCCGGGACCGCGAGCGCGCCGAGGAGGCGGCGGGTCAGCTCCGCCGCGAGGTCTGCCCGACGGGAGGCCCCGACTCGGGGCCCACCTCCGGCGGTGCCGGCGAGCTCGTCGTCAAGGAGTTGGACCTTTCCTCGCTGAGCTCCGTGCGCTCCTTCTGTCAGGAGATGCTCCAG GAAGAGCCTAGACTGGATGTTTTGATCAATAACGCTGGAGTCTTCCAGTGCCCTTATATGAAGACTGAAGATGGATTTGAGATGCAGTTTGGCGTGAACCATCTGGGACACTTCCTACTCACCAACCTTCTCCTGGGACTCCTCAAAAGTTCAGCTCCCAGCAGAATTGTGGTTGTTTCCTCTAAACTTTACAAATACGGAGACATCAACTTTGAAGACTTGAACAGTGAACAGAGCTATAATAAAAGCTTCTGTTACAGTCGGAGCAAACTGGCGAACATTCTTTTTACCAGAGAACTCGCCCGCCGCTTGGAAGGCACCAGCGTCACTGTGAATGTGTTACACCCTGGCATAGTGCGGACTAACCTCGGGAGGCACATACACATCCCACTGTTAGTCAGACCACTTTTCAACTTAGTGTCATGGGCTTTCTTCAAAACTCCAGAAGAGGGGGCCCAGACTGCCGTGTATTTGGCCTCTTCACCTGAGGTGGAAGGTGTTTCAGGCAAGTACTTTGGGGACTGTAAAGAGGAAGAACTGTTGCCCAAAGCAATGGATGAGTCTGTGGCAAGAAAACTTTGGGATATCAGTGAAGTAATGGTTGGCATATTAAAATAG
- the NT5C1B gene encoding cytosolic 5'-nucleotidase 1B gives MSQTSLKQKKKNETGSRYSKDSLEGDKSRKDSEKSVRLTTQGSQELTLPKSDSRGYVVQNQWSRTSRSPSTRPPSAEESRSKNTSLKLPSSSTTSRTSSTSPSHRESPKQLSAQPSPPTQNMPLDSRSSMSPEAQLQTTSRRTTKTENPDTWSHSTGREMRESRDKRESRDSRDSRDTHQREYSRTPPSEWKSYTQRRMLYPSQMDHDCVSDLARKREEEEDEDEAYWASVRTLYEKTPNCSRPRPPKPKHAITVAVSSGALFNMMDSRKIYDKEGLEKYMEYQLTNENVVLTPGPAFRFVKALQHVNCRLRELYPDEQDLFDIVLMTNNHAQVGVRLINSVNHYGLLIDRFCLTGGKSPIGYLKAYLTNLYVSADSEKVLEAIQEGIASATMYDSAKDVAYCDTQLRVVFDGDAVLFCEEPEHGTKDHGPDKCFQHEAIADNKPLGQGPLKGFMEDLGRLQKKFYAKDERLCCPIRTYLVTARSAASSGTRVLKTLRRWGLEIDEALFLAGAPKGPILAKIRPHLFFDDHMFHIEGAQKYGTTTAHVPYGISQK, from the exons AATGAGACTGGATCGAGGTACTCAAAAGACAGCCTAGAAGGAGACAAATCTAGAAAGGATTCTGAGAAATCAGTTCGTCTGACCACTCAG GGATCACAAGAATTAACTTTGCCGAAGTCAGACTCTCGAGGGTACGTAGTGCAAAATCAGTGGTCTCGAACTTCACGGAGCCCATCCACCAGACCTCCATCAGCAGAGGAGTCCAGAAGCAAGAACACCAGTCTTAAG CTCCCCAGTAGCTCCACGACCTCCCGGACTTCATCCACCTCCCCTAGCCATCGAGAGTCGCCGAAGCAGCTGTCAGCACAGCCCTCGCCACCCACGCAAAACATGCCTCTCGACTCACGGTCTTCCATGTCCCCGGAGGCCCAGCTGCAGACCACGTCCCGACGCACCACCAAGACTGAGAATCCTGACACCTGGTCTCACAGCACTGGGCGGGAGATGCGCGAGAGCCGGGATAAGAGAGAGTCCCGGGACTCGCGCGACTCCAGGGACACGCACCAGCGGGAATACTCACGCACGCCTCCCTCCGAATGGAAATCCTATACTCAGCGCAGGATGCTCTACCCCTCTCAGATGGACCACGACTGTGTGTCCGACCTGGCCAGAAAacgagaggaagaggaggacgaGGACGAGGCCTACTGGGCATCTGTGAGAACACTGTATGAGAAGACACCCAACTGCTCGCGCCCCAGGCCG CCCAAACCGAAGCATGCCATCACCGTTGCTGTGTCATCCGGGGCACTCTTCAACATGATGGACAGCAGGAAAATCTATGATAAAGAGGGTCTGGAGAAATACATGGAGTATCAGCTTACCAACGAAAATGTCGTCTTGACCCCAGGGCCGGCCTTCCGCTTTGTCAAG GCACTGCAGCATGTCAACTGTAGACTCCGTGAGCTGTATCCTGATGAACAGGACTTATTTGATATTGTACTGATGACTAATAACCATGCCCAAGTGGGAGTGCGGCTTATAAACAGCGTCAATCACTACG GATTACTAATTGACCGCTTCTGTCTAACTGGAGGAAAAAGCCCCATTGGCTATCTGAAGGCATATCTTACCAACTTGTATGTTTCTGCGGATTCTGAAAAAGTACTAGAAGCAATACAAGAAG GGATCGCCTCTGCAACAATGTATGACAGCGCCAAGGATGTGGCTTACTGTGACACACAGCTCCGTGTGGTCTTTGATGGGGACGCCGTCCTCTTTTGTGAGGAGCCTGAACATGGTACCAAGGATCATGGGCCAGACAAATGCTTCCAACACGAAGCCATAGCAGACAATAAGCCTCTTGGTCAG GGTCCCTTGAAAGGCTTTATGGAAGATTTAGGCAGACTGCAAAAGAAGTTTTATGCCAAAGACGAACGGTTATGTTGCCCTATCCGGACCTACCTGGTTACAGCCAGGAGTGCAGCCAGTTCAGGCACCCGTGTGTTGAAAACCCTTCGCCGCTGGGGTCTGGAGATAGACGAAGCTCTTTTCCTTGCTGGAGCCCCCAAAGGTCCCATTTTGGCAAAGATAAGGCCCCATCTCTTCTTTGATGATCATATGTTCCACATTGAAGGGGCACAGAAATATGGCACCACCACAGCTCATGTACCTTATGGAATTAGTCAAAAGTGA